One stretch of Halichoerus grypus chromosome 8, mHalGry1.hap1.1, whole genome shotgun sequence DNA includes these proteins:
- the SNRPA1 gene encoding U2 small nuclear ribonucleoprotein A', with amino-acid sequence MVKLTAELIEQAAQYTNAVRDRELDLRGYKIPVIENLGATLDQFDAIDFSDNEIRKLDGFPLLRRLKTLLVNNNRICRIGEGLDQALPCLTELILTNNSLVELGDLDPLASLKSLTYLSILRNPVTNKKHYRLYVIYKVPQVRVLDFQKVKLKERQEAEKMFKGKRGAQLAKDIARRSKTFNPGAGLPTDKKKGGPSPGDVEAIKNAIANASTLAEVERLKGLLQSGQIPGRERRPGPTDDGEEEMEEDTVTNGS; translated from the exons ATGGTGAAACTGACGGCAGAGTTGATCGAGCAGGCGGCTCAGTACACCAACGCCGTGCGGGACCGGGAGCTGGACCTCCGGG GGTATAAAATTCCTGTCATTGAAAATCTAGGTGCTACCTTAGACCAGTTTGATGCTATTGATTTTTCTGACAATGAAATCAGGAAACTGGATGGTTTTCCTTTGTTGAGAAGACTGAAAACATTATTAGTGAACAACAATAGAATATG CCGTATAGGTGAGGGGCTCGATCAGGCTCTACCCTGTCTGACAGAACTCATTCTCACCAACAACAGTCTTGTGGAACTG GGTGATCTGGACCCTCTGGCATCTCTCAAATCACTGACTTACCTAAG TATTCTGAGAAATCCTGTAACAAATAAGAAGCATTACAGACTGTACGTAATTTATAAAGTTCCGCAAGTCAGAGTACTGGATTTCCAGAAGGTGAAACTAAAA GAGCGtcaggaagcagagaaaatgTTCAAGGGCAAACGGGGTGCACAGCTTGCAAAGGATATTGCCAGGAGAAGCAAAAC tTTCAACCCAGGTGCTGGTTTGCCAACTGACAAAAAGAAAGGTGGGCCGTCTCCAGGGGATGTAGAAGCAATCAAG AATGCCATAGCAAATGCATCCACCCTGGCTGAAGTGGAGCGGCTGAAGGGCTTGCTGCAGTCTGGCCAGATACCTGGCAGGGAGCGCAGACCAG GCCCCACTGATGATGGTGAAGAGGAGATGGAAGAAGACACGGTCACAAATGGGTCCTGA